In one Mastacembelus armatus chromosome 19, fMasArm1.2, whole genome shotgun sequence genomic region, the following are encoded:
- the cox6b1 gene encoding cytochrome c oxidase subunit 6B1 produces the protein MAEDIKAKLENYRTAPFDARFPNQNQTRNCWSNYLDYHRCQKALDAKGVDNTPCEWYRRVYKSICPMSWIQKWDDQRAEGTFPGKI, from the exons ATGGCTGAGGACATTAAGGCCAAACTAGAGAATTACCGCACTGCTCCCTTTGATGCCAGATTCCCCAACCAGAACCAGACCAGAAACTGCTGGTCCAACTATCTGG ACTACCACCGCTGCCAGAAAGCTCTGGATGCTAAAGGAGTAGACAACACCCCTTGCGAATGGTACAGGAGGGTCTACAAATCAATTTGCCCCATGTCCTGG ATCCAGAAATGGGATGACCAGAGAGCAGAGGGAACCTTCCCAGGAAAAATCTAA
- the fam234a gene encoding protein FAM234A — protein sequence MENTDRGTEGDPLKRGEDGVETGSGPSPTELKKKSCKEVLGFAKLTHWRTAVFFLSLFICLTIVFSFSFVIPCPVRPQYLISWNRTFTEAVTYDFLAIERASDDKVMDVLFVVRMREGSQNNTCADAGLPSPCVFVLAVDGTDGETLWERPVHPELLWAQCGLEKETGRNWDCLLSHSDHFTAIDKYSGEIRWQQPHGLNSSLPVLSVPDMDGDKVGDVALVASKDTRTELVFLSGKTGVQIGSVVVLDPAEPAIGHLLHRTTDGAYYVLLQQDSGLYGLALWSIAAKAKAGMEVGLKKDKHWEKNASARSGLVPIYKSDSVKQVVRTEETDDSSDLLLVTEREVVLIKGQNLQWRFNTSSVISAPSFGHFNKDGLLDIVIEEDVGNFTKKVVILDGKSGGVLWEVSFLVPSNSPRPASIHTTNSVSIFVFWGLIPSETNSSVPLTSDRRFYMLHPLYSKVLLESNSVMDHIVTFKATLLERGRHAAYILLTGPSTEGAEGTVVLSKQKLKQEVPDSKVIHIGTDGGSDTNEDIKEAFNRLRFSDW from the exons ATGGAGAACACAGACCGTGGCACCGAGGGTGACCCACTGAAGAGGGGAGAGGACGGTGTGGAGACAGGATCGGGACCATCACCAACggagctgaagaagaagagTTGTAAGGAAGTGTTGGGTTTCGCCAAACTGACCCACTGGCGAACCGCagtcttcttcctctccttgtTCATCTGCCTCACCATAgtgttttccttctctttcgTCATCCCGTGTCCTGTGAGACCACAGTATCTCATTTCTTGGAACAGGACTTTCACTGAAGCTG TAACCTATGACTTCTTAGCTATTGAACGTGCAAGTGACGACAAGGTGATGGATGTCCTGTTTGTCGTCAGAATGAGAGAAGGCAGTCAGAACAATACGTGTGCTGATGCAG gcCTGCCCTCgccgtgtgtgtttgttttagcagTGGATGGGACAGATGGAGAGACCCTGTGGGAACGTCCAGTGCATCCTGAGTTACTCTGGGCCCAGTGTGGTCTGGAGaaagaaacaggcagaaactGGGATTGTCTGTTGTCCCATTCTGACCATTTCACAGCCATCGACAAATACTCTG GTGAAATCAGGTGGCAGCAGCCTCATGGTCTGAACAGCTCCCTGCCTGTTCTTAGTGTCCCAGATATGGATGGGGACAAAGTCGGAGATGTGGCTCTAGTTGCATCAAAGGACACGCGG ACTGAGCTGGTATTCCTCTCAGGGAAGACGGGAGTCCAGATTGGATCTGTGGTGGTTCTTGATCCCGCAGAGCCAGCCATCGGTCATCTTCTCCATCGCACGACAGATGGAGCTTACTATGTACTGCTCCAACAAG ACTCTGGCTTGTACGGACTGGCACTGTGGAGCATTGCTGCGAAAGCCAAAGCAGGGATGGAGGTTGGTCTCAAGAAGGATAAGCACTGGGAGAAAAATGCCAGTGCCAGATCTGGCCTTGTACCTATCTACAA GTCTGACTCAGTTAAACAAGTGGTAAGAACAGAAGAAACTGATGATTCATCTGACCTGCTGCTTGTGACTGAGAGGGaagttgttttaattaaagGACAAAATCTGCAGTGGAGGTTCAATACCAGCTCAGTCATCAG TGCGCCCTCCTTTGGTCATTTTAACAAAGATGGTTTACTTGATATTGTAATTGAGGAGGATGTGGGCAATTTTACAAAGAAG GTGGTTATTCTGGATGGGAAGTCTGGTGGGGTGCTGTGGGAAGTCAGCTTTTTGGTCCCTTCTAATTCACCAAGACCTGCCTCAATACACACCACCAACTCTGTCTCAATCTTTGTCTTTTGGGGCCTGATTCCCTCAGAGACCAACTCTTCA GTACCGTTAACTAGTGACCGACGTTTTTACATGCTGCATCCTCTCTACTCAAAAGTCCTCCTCGAGTCCAACAGCGTCATGGATCACATCGTAACATTTAAAG CCACACTGCTGGAGCGAGGGCGTCATGCTGCCTACATTCTGCTGACAGGTCCTAGCACAGAAGGAGCTGAAGGCACCGTTGTCCTCAGTAAGCAGAAGCTGAAGCAGGAAGTCCCTGACAGCAAAGTGATCCATATCGGCACCGACGGAGGTTCAGACACCAACGAAGACATCAAAGAGGCCTTCAACCGACTCCGCTTCAGCGACTGGTGA